The genomic window CTGGACCTGACGGCCTTCACGTTCACGCCGTTCCGGCCGCTGGAGGAACGCCACTACCTCGCCGGAACGGAAGTGCACCGCTTCGCGGCAGACGACCGCGCCGCGCCGTGGGACGCGCTGCATGCCCTGTACCGCCAGGGCCTGCAGGACGCGCCGCGCAACCCCACCACCACGCACGACGCCGACACGCCCGCGTACTTCCGGGAGATGGTGGCGGGCGGGCAGGTGTTCGCGGCGCTGCACGGCACGCAGGTCCGCAGTTACACCGCCCTCACCGTGGACGGGCGCGGGGTGGCGAGCGAGCACACCGCGACCCGCCCGCAGGACCGCTCGCGGGGCCTCGCGACGCTCGTGAAAGCCACCGCGCTCGACTGGGCGGCCCGGGAAGGCTTCAGGACGGCCGGGACGGGCGGCACCGTCGCCAACCTCCCGATGCTGCGCGTGAACGCCCGCCTGGGCTACCGCACGGAAGCGATGTGGCTCACCTGGGTGCGGACCGTCCCGCCGGGCGTCACTTCGCGCGCTTGACGGTCTCGATGCGCGCGCCGTCCGTCAGCACGCGCGTGTACAGCGTCCACAGGTCGAGCGCCGCGCCGGGCTCCGTGACGAGATTCGCGAACCGGAAGTACGCGATGTTCCCGTCCGGCAGGTGGAAGGTCGGTGTGCCGAACACGCCGAGCGTGGCGCTGTCCTGCAGGTCCTCGTGCAGCGCGGCCCGCAGGCCCTCCTGGTCCTCCAGCGCCCGCCCGAACGCGTCCGCGTCGAGGGTCGCCTCGGCCAGCAGGCGAATCTGACCGTCGTTGCGCAGGTCGATGGCAGGCACGCCCTCGGCCGGCTGGTGCTTCGCGCGGAACAGGGCCAGCGTGAAGGCCCACGCGGCGTCCTCGTCCTGCTGCAGGGCCGCCTGACCCGCCAGGAAGGCGTTCAGGCTGCCCGCCTGGTAATCGCTGCCCTGACCGGCCACCTGCCGGTCGAGCCACCACGTGGGGTGCTTGCGGTCCGGGTTCTCGGCGTGGTTGCCCTGCACCAGCGAGAAGTGCCGCAGCCGGAACCGCATGCCGTGCTCGCGGCGCAGCACGTCCGCCAGTTCCAGGCCGCGCCACGCGTACGGGCACAGGAAGTCGAAGTACAGGTCGGTCACGCCGCTCCGGGAAGGCTGGGCCACTTGCGTCATGCCCGACGCTAACACGGCGCGGCCTGCGCACACCGTGACGCGCGCCCTGCAGATACGGGGGGCCGCAGGCGCGGAAGCGGCAGGTATGCTGGAACCGTGCCGGACCCCTTCCACCTGAACGGTATCAGCAGCATCCAGACGGGCCTGCGCGCCCTCGACATCGTGGGCACCGTGATGTTCGCCCTGAGCGGCGCGCTGCTCGGGGTCCGCAAGCGCTTCGACCTGTTCGGCGTGCTCGTACTCGGCTGCGTGACGGCCGTCGGCGGCGGCGCCATCCGCGACACGCTGACCGGCAACACCCCGCCGCTGTTCCTGCGCGACGAGACGTACCTGTGGCTCGCGATTGCGGGGTCCCTCACGGCCTTCGCGTTCGGAATGCGCCTCGCGCGCTTCGAGCGGACCATCAGCCTCTTCGACACGCTGGGCCTGGCCCTGTTCGCCGCCACCGGCGCGTTGGGAGCCACCAAGCTGGGCCTCGGACCGCTCGGCGTGACCTTTGCGGGCATGCTGTCCGGCGTGGGCGGCGGCATCATCCGCGACCTGCTGGCCCACGAGGTCCCGGAAGTGCTGTACCGCCGCGACCAGCTGTACGCCACGGCCGCCGCCGCCGGAGCGCTCACCGTGTACCTGCTGCAGGGGCACCTGCCGCAGCTCGGCGTGCAGCTCAGCGGGGCCGCCGTGGTGATCGTCGCGCGTTTCGTGTCACGGCGCGGCTGGGTCAGGCTCCCCGTGCGTCGCCTGCCCGAGGAACGCTGAGGCCCGTCACCTGGGCGTGCTGGTGAGCACCATCACGTACGCGGTGCCGCGGCTGCCGCGCACGATGCTGGCCCCGGCGGTCGTGTAGCGCTGGTCGGTCATGTAGTAGCAGTGGACGGGCGAGTGCAGCCACCACTGCATGGCCGCCTCGGGGTTCAGGCCGCTGCCCATGTAGATGATCTCGGTGACGCTGACGGAACGGATGCCGGTGCTGGCGGCGCGGACGCGCGGGGTGGTACCGCCCGGCCCGGTGTGACTGATGACGCCGCTCTGCGCCATGTAACTCGCCTGCTTCAGGGCCGAGACGGCGTGCAGGTCGGACGGGGCGAGGGCGCCTGCGACGGGCCGCGTGCCGCTGCCGGGGCAGGTGACGCCCTGCGCGCGGACCTCGTTGAGGCGGGCGAGGAGCTGCCCCTCGGCGCTGGATGAGGCGGCGGCGCTCGCGCCACTCCAGGCGGCGGCGGCCAGGATCAAGACCCGCGTCAGGTTTCTCATGTGGGGCCAGTATACCGGGCCGCGCCCGCCGCCGGACGTGAACTTTACGGCAGCAGCGGGCTGCGCGTCAGGGCTGGACGGCGCTCGTCAGGACCATCACGTACGCCGTGCCGTCCGGTCCGGCCACCACGCTCGCCCCGGCGACGCTGTAGCGCGGGTCGGTCATGACGCGGCAGTGCACGGCCGAGTGCCGCCACCACGTGACGGCACCCTCCACGCCGCCCCGGCGGCCCAGGTACACGATCTCGCTCACGCTGGCCGCCCGGATGCCCGCAGTGGCCGCGCGGCTCTGCGGGGTGCTGCCACCCTCGCCCTCGTGCGTCACGTCATTCACCTGCACCATGCGTTTCGCCTGCATGAACGCCGCCGCCGCGTGCAGCGGCGAGAAGGCCAGCGTGCCGGTCAGGGGCCGCCGGGCACCCGCCTCCGGGGTGGGTGCGGACTCCCCGGCCGGACAGACGATGCCTGCGGCCCGCAGTGCATTCACGCGGGCCAGCAGCTGCTGCGCGGGCGTGGGGACGGGCGCCGCCGCGAGCAGCAGCAGGGCGGGCAGGAGCAGCGCGCACCGCCAGCCGCACACGGCAGAACGCCCGGACCCTGCGGGAAGCCGAGGATCCGGGCGGAGGAGCGTCACGGTTCAGTTGGTCTTGAGGGCGTACCCGATGCCGCGCACCGTGCGGATGATGCCGTAGCCGTCCAGGTCGCGCAGCTTGGCGCGCATGTTGGCCATGTGCACGTCCACGACGTTGCTGTTGCTGGGCAGTTCGCCGTTCCAGACCTCGCGCTCGATCTCGCCGCGCGAGTACACGCGGCCCGGCTGGCGCGCCAGGAAGGTCAGCAGGTCGAATTCCTTCGGGGAGAGGCGCACCTCGTGGCCGTTGTAGTGGCACAGGCGCTTCTGCGGGTGGATTTCCAGCGCGCCGATCATGATGACCTCGCCGTGCTGCTGGTGCCTGAGCTGCACCTTCACGCGCGCCACGAGCTCCTCCGGGTGGAAGGGCTTGGTCATGTAATCGTCCGCGCCCGCCTCCAGCAGGTTCACCTTGCGGTCCAGGGCGTCCATCGCGGTCAGGATGATGATCGGGACGGGGCTCGTCTTGCGCAGGCGGCGCGCGATCTCCGCGCCGTCGAAGTCCGGCAGGCCCAGGTCGAGGATCACGAGGTCCGGGACGTTCTCGCGCGCGCTCGTGAGGCCCGAGATGCCGTCCGGAGCGGTGAGGACACGGTAACCGGCCTGCTCCAGTTCGTACTGCACCACGCGGGTGATATCGGGATTGTCTTCAATCAGTAAGATTCGTTGCTCCATGTGGTTGTGGGCCTCCGGTGGTGGTTGTCTGCCTTTAACCCCGTCATGGTATTCACAAAAAGCGCCGTCTTGTCGCCATTCACGTCCCACACTGTTTAACATCCCTTTACACCCGGTCCTCACAGTGCATTCCACATGACTGCGAGGTACGGCACAGTCTGCTCACACCCCCCGCCACGGGCAGCGGGAGTGGGTGCCGCGTCCCTGTGCCCGCTCACGCAGAGATGTTAGGCTCTGGTATCCTCTGCCCCGCCGAGCGACGCTATGCATACGGGCGAGGGTCGGAGCCAACTGGCGGACGGCCCCGATAAGGAGTTCACCATGAGTGCCATTCTGCCCCCCAACGCCCTGCTGGACGTGCCCCGCACCCCGGCCGGACTGCTGAGCAACCGTGAAAAAGACCGACTGATCGAACGCGCCTTCCTGGGCCTGTACCGCTGGTACACCGCCCGCAGTCAGGAGACGCGCAACTGGAACGCGGACCTGAGCTTCGACTGGAAGGGCCTGCGTCACGACCTCCCCAAGGAGATCATGACGACCATCACGGGCTTCTTCGCCGTGGAGCAGTACGCGCCCGACTACACCAGCGAACTCGTGAACCTCGTGCGCCGCAGCCACGGCCGCAGCCACTTCCAGCTCCGCTGGGGCAGCGAGGAGGAAAAGCACGCCGACGCCTGGGAGAACGCCGTGCTGTTCAGCCGTCAGCGCAGCCCGCAGTGGCTCGCGGAGTACAAGGAACGCCTGCGCGCCCAGCAGTGGCACCTGCCGTTCCCGGACGCCATCCACAACCTCGTGTACACGGTGTTCCAGGAGCGCGCCACGCAGCTGAACTACCTGAACCTGATGAAGCTTGCGAACGGCAAGAGCGACAAGGTCGCGAACGCCGTGGACCCGGTCCTGGCCCGCGTCGCGCAGACCATCGCGGTGGACGAGGCGGCGCACTACAACTTCTTCCTGGAGTGCACGCGCCTGTACCTGTACTACTACCCGGCCCGCACGCTGGAAGCCGTGAAGAACGTCATCGGGCAGTTCTCGATGCCCGCCTCGCACCTCGTGCCGGACTGGGACGAGTTCTCGACCACCGTGTACAAGGCCGGCATCTACGGCCCGCGCGACTTCAACCGCGACGTGATGCAGGTCGCGTTCCGGAACCTCGGCATCGAGAGCCGCAAGAAGCTGGAGGAAGGCATCAAGGCCACCCGTGAAGTGCCGGACTTCGACGGGCAGGCGACCGTCCAGACGGCCATCTGGGACTCCTTCGACTACGGCAGCATCGAGGGCGACGTGAAGCGCCTGCACGTCAAGATTCAGGATTACGAGAAGGGCGTGGGCTTCGACGCCGTGGACCCCTTCGAGTTCGTGCAGAACCCCGAAGCGCCGCGCGGCGTGGACAGCGACACCACCAACCCCGCCGAGAAGGAATAATACGGTTTTGAGCTGAACTTGTAGAGTTCAGCCGAGCGAAGCGAGCACCAAAAAGTACGGTTGGGAGGAGATGGAAGGGATGTCGGTGCTGTTTCCGGCATCCCTGGAATCGGATCAAAACCGTATAACTCCGGCCGGGAAGTGTAGAAGGCGGGCCGCCCCACACTGGGGGCGGCCCGCCTTCTTTCCGTGGCCTTCCGCTCACTCAGGCCTGGCCGGTGTCCTCGGCCCACAGTTCGCGCATTTCGGCGCTGCGTTCCAGCAGTTCCGGCAGGGTGCCGCTGTCGGTGAGGCGGCCGTCTTCGAGCAGCAGGATGCGGTCGGCGCGCAGCAGGGCCGCGCGGCGGTGCGACACGACGAGGCAGGTGGTGCCGTGGCGTTCGGCGAACAGTCCGGCCCACAGTTGCGCTTCTGTGGCGGCGTCCAGGGCGCTGCTCACGTCGTCGAACACCAGCAGGTCCGCGTCGCGGGACAGCATGCGGGCGACGGCGGCGCGCTGCACCTGTCCGCCGGAGAGTTTCACGCCGCGCGCGCCGACGGGCGTGTCGAGGCCCTGGCCGAGCTGCGTGAGGTCAGGCGTCATGACGGCGAGGTGCAGGGCGCGGTCCAGGCGGGCGGCGGTGCCGGGGTCGGTGTCGTGGCCCATCAGGACGTTCTCGCGCAGGGATTCGCTGAAGAGCTGCGGGAGTTGCGCGGTGTACGCGCTGCGGGGCGGCACGAAGAACGAGGCGGGGTCGGTGACGGGCATGTCGTTCCAGCGGACCTCGCCGTCCGTGCGGGGGATGAGGCCCAGCAGGGCGCGCAGCAGGGTGGTCTTGCCGCTCCCGATGCGGCCCGTGACGACCACGAACTCGCCGCGCGTGACGCTGAAGCTCGCGCCGTGCAGGCCGCGTCCGTTGGGGTGGACGGCGCTCAGGTCCGTCACGTCGAGGCGGGCGAGCGGCACGGCGGCCGCTGCGGGCGGGATGGGCGGCAGGTCGCCCTGCAGGTGCACGTCGTGGTGCTCGACGGGCTGCGTGATGGGCGCGTCCTGCAGGAGGCGGTTCATGCGTTCGAAGCTGACGCCGGTGCGGCGGTGCCGGGCGATCATGTCGCCGAAGAAGCCCATGCTGCCGGTCAGGCGCGGCAGGAGGGCCGCGAACAGCACGAAGTCCCCGATGCTCAGGCCGCCGGTCCGGAAGCGGCTCGCGCCGAGCAGCAGCACCAGTCCGGTCGCGACGGCGATCATGTTGCTGTTCACGCCCTTGATCAGTTCGGTGAGCAGCACGTCGCGCAGCGCGGCGCGGCGGCGCGTCTCGCCGAGGCGTTCGAGGTGGCGGACCATGTGGTCCTCGTTGCCGGAGAGTTTCACGGCGCTGACGGCCGCGAAGGTCTCGCCGACGAAGTCCGTGACGCGGGCCGTCGCTTCGCGCATGCGGCGGCGGTAGCGGCGGATGGTGGGCGAGAGGCGCTGCACGACCACCACCATCAGCAGCAGCGGCGCGCACACCACCAGCGTGATGACGGGGTCCACGCGCACCATCAGGGTCAGGGCGACGACGGTGTACAGCACGAATCCGGCCGAGTCGATCCAGACTTCGGTGTACCCGGCCACGTCCTCGACGTCGTCACGGAAGCGGCTGATCGCTTCGGCGGGCGTGTCGGGCAGGCGGCGCGAGCCGGGCGCGAGGAGCAGGTAGCCGAGCAGGTTGCGGCGCAGCAGCGCGTCGAGGGTGTACCAGATGCGGATGAAGGCGCGGAAGGCCGCGAGGAACACCGCGAAGCGGGAGAGGCGCGCGGCGGCGAACACGCCCACCATGATCCACACGGCGGTCAGGGCGCCCTGCGTGGACTGCCCGCCGACGCGGAGCGTCTCGAAGGCGTTGAGCCGGTCGAAGATGCGGCCGACCGCGAAGCTGAACAGGGCGGGCAGCGTGTGGAACGCACCCCACAGGGCGAGGTTCAGTGCGAACAGGCCGGGCCGGTACGCGAAGAGGCGGCGCATGAGCGCCAGGGTGGGCACGGCGGGCCGGGCGGCGGCGCCTTCGGGGGTGGGGGCAGGAACGGACGTCATGCGAGCACCTCTTCCTGAACTTCACGGCCTGCCGTGAGCAGGCGGCTGTACTCGCTGCGCGGGTCGCGGGCGAGCGCGGCGCGCGACCCGTACTCCAGCACGCGGCCCGCGCCGAGCACCAGGATGTCGTGCGCGCGGGCGACGGTGTCGAGCCGGTGCGCGATCACGATGGCGGTGCGGCCCTGCAGCAGGCGGCCCATCGCGGCGGTGAGGCGGCCCTCGGTGGCCGGGTCGAGGCGGGAGCTGGGTTCGTCCAGCACGATCAGGCCGGGGTCCTGCAGCATCACGCGCGCGAAGGCGAGCAGCTGCGATTCCCCGGCGGACAGGCTCCCGACGGGCAGCTGGCTGTGCAGGCCGTCGTCCAGGCTGTCCAGCCACGGCAGGAGGCCCACCTCGTCGAGGGCGGCGCGGACGCGGTCGTCAGGCACGCCGGGGTCGAAGAAGGTGAGGTTGTCGCGCACGGACGCCTGGAAGAGCTGCACGTCCTGCGTGACGACGGCCACGCGGCGGCGCAGGGCGTGCAGGTCGAGGTCGGTGGTGGGCACGCCGTTCAGGCGCACCTGGCCCTGCAGGGGGTCGTACAGGCGCGACACGAGGCGCGTGAGGCTGGTCTTGCCGCTGCCGGTCCGGCCGAGCAGGCCGACGGTGTGTCCGGGCTGCAGGGTGAAGCTCAGGTCGCGCAGCACGAGGTGCGCGTCCGGGTCCGGCCCGTCGGTGTCTTCGGGCGTCTCGTACCCGAAGGAGACGTGGTCGAAGGTCAGTTCGAGCGCGCCGCCCGGAAGGGTCTGCGTGCCCTGCTGCAGGTGGCTGTGCAGGTTGAGGAGTTCGCCGACGCGGATGAGGCTCGCGCCGGCCTTCTGCAGGTCCTGCAGCTGCTGCGTGAGCTGGTCGATGGGTTCCTCCACGAGACTCATGTACTGGTACAGCAGGAAGGCCGTGCCGATGCTCACGACGCCCGCCGTGTACAGGCCGACGGCGGCCGCGATGACGCCCACGTACCCGACCGAGAACAGCAGCATCGAGAGCTGCCACACGGCGCTGCGCTTGATCCACGCCTGGTACGCCTTCCAGAAGTACGTGCGCTGCACGCCGAGGAAGCGCGTGAGGGTGTACGGGCCGCCGCCGAGGGCGCGCACGTCGTCGAGGCCGGTGAGGCGTTCCTCCACGAAGCCGAAGAGGCGCGCGCTCGCCTCGCGTTCCTGGCGGGTGGGTTCCACGCCGATCTGCCGGACGCGGTTCATGGCGTACAGGGTGATGCCCGCGAAGCTCGTGACGAACAGACCGAGCCACCACTCCTCGCGCCAGAACATCACGAGCGCGCCGAGCAGCAGCAGGCCCGCCCCGAACACGCGGACCGCGAACTGCGAGAAGAAGTTCGAGAGGGCGGTCACGTCGCCGTCCACGCGTTCGATGAGTTCGCCGGGCGTGCGTTCCTTGTGGAAGCTCATGTCGAGGTTCAGGAGGTGCGTGGTGAGGTCGAGGCGCAGGCGGTTGGTGGCGGCCCAGCCGACGTCCGCGCCGATATACGTGGCCCCGGCGGACAGGAGCTGCACGCCGACCGCGATGCCGATGTACGTGAGGGCGAGGCGGGTGAGGGTGGAGAGGCTGCCGCGCTGCTGGGCGGTGTCGAGGAAGGTGGCGAGCAGCTGCGGGAGGTACAGGCTCAGGCCGATGCTGGAGAGGAGCAGCACGGCGAGCAGCAGCACGCGCGGCCAGAGCGGGCCGAGGTAGCGGCCGAGCACGGCGAGGGCGGCGCCGCTCGACGATGGGGGGGTCGAGGGCGGGCGCGGCGGGCGGGTGTGGGCGGGCAGGGTCATGTGTTCAGGCTAGGTGATTGTGGCGGGGTGGGCATCGGCCATGTGGCGGAGGGAGCGGCGGGTGCCGGGTCGGGCGGGCCTTCATGAAGGGTCAGCGGGTGCGGCTCAGGCCGGTCAGGAGCGGGACGAGGGCGGTGAGGACGGCGACGAGTCCGGCGGTGTCGTGGCCGCTGCGGGCGAGCAGGAAGGTGAGGACCATGCCGGTCAGGGCGACGAGAGCGGACAGGACGTGCAGCAGGGTACGGGTGAGGCGGGGGCGGGGCGTGCGGCGCGGCCCGGGGTGAGGGGGTGTAGGGCGAGACGGGCCTGGGGTGGGGGGGACGGGTCTGGTCATCGTTCACCCTCCCGCCGGTGGGCGGGACGTTGCTGGGGGCGTGGGGTGGGCGCGGACGTGGCTGGACCGGCGCAGGAGGAGGTGCGGCCCCGGGTGGGGCCGGTCTGCGGGCGGGCCGGGAGCGGCCCTCGATTGAGTATTACGAGTATAGCAGAATATGAAACGCTATATTCATACACCGAAGAATTCGTGAAGCCGCTGCCCGCCGTCCAGCACCGACCTCGCCCCCATCGTCACCAGCCCGCCCGTCCCCGCCACCGCGAACGGCACGCGCGCCACCGTGTGCGCCTTCACGCCCAGATCCTCGAAATTCCCGTGATCGCTGCTCAGCACCACCGCCGCCCCACCCTCCAGCAACCCCGCCAGCAGCGCGTCCAGCCGCTCCAGGTACGCCACCGCCGCCCCCCACAACCCCACGGGCGGCACCTCGCGCCCCAGGTGCCCCAGCACGTCCCCGAACCACGCGTCGAACATCAGGAGGTCATACCCCCGCACGCCCGCCACCGCCCGCCCACGCGCACGCCAGTCGGCCAGCGTGTCCTGCGCCGCCCACGGCTCCGCGTACCCCAGCCCCAGCGTCGGGGACAGCAGCGGCAGGCCCGGCGGGTTCAGCGGCAGGCCCGCCGCCAGCACGCTGTACGGAAAGCACCCGTGCCGCGCCCGCCGGGCCTGCGCCTCGAAATACCCCGGCGGGTACACGTTCAGGAGCGCCGCCCGCCCACCCGCCGCCACCAGCCGCACCGGCAACGCCCGCGCGTCCAGCAGGCGACGCAGCGTCGGCCCCGGCTGCGGCCCGAAATGCTCCCCCATCAGCGCGACCGCGTCCACGCCCGTCAGCCACACCGCCTGCCCCGTCGCGCTCTGCGGCAGGCCCGGCACGCCCAGCGTCGCGTCCAGCGCCGCGCCCGCCTCCACGAACGGGCGCAGGGTGGGCAGGTGCGCCTCCCAGGCACTGCCCGGCGGCGCGTCCTGCGGGTGGCCCACCCCGTCCAGCGCCAGCCAGATCAGGGGCCTCGTCATGCCCGCAGTCTAGAGCGCCTGCCCTGCACAACCGTGCGGCCCGCCGCTGTTCCCGCCCGGCACGCACAGGCCGGGCGTCTGATGCGTGCTGGCGCCCTCTTCGCTCAGCTGAACTCCAGGAGGTCAGCTCAATGTGGTCTCAGTCCTGCGCTTTGCTCCAGTTCCAGGCGCGCCAGCTGTCGATGCCGAACCACACGGTCAGCACGGCGGGGAGCAGCAGCCAGGCGGTGCCGTTCATGCCCAGCCACACCGTCAGGATCAGGCAGGCCACGGCCGCCAGCAGGCTGAAGATGAACACGTTCCGGGCGGGCATACGGCGCATGAGAAGAGCTTACAGAAAACGGTCTTTCTGAGATCTGACTTTTTTCCTTGACAGCTTGGTGTTCAGGGCCTCATGAACGCCGGGAGGCCAGCAGGAGGGCGTGATGCCCTGCGGGCGGGGGTCTGTCGCCGTTGACCTGCGGGCGGGGGTCTGTCGCCGTTGTGACGAATCCCGGCGCGCCGCAGCCGCTACAGTCAGGGCAGGGAGTCCCACCCCTGAGGAGCCAATGCCTTGCCAGACTTTGACGTGATCGTGATGGGTGCCGGGCACAACGCGCTCGTGACTGCCGCCTATGCCGCCCAGGCGGGCCTGAAGGTCGGCGTGTTCGAACGCCGTCACCTCGTGGGCGGCGCCGTCAGCACCGAGGAACTCGTGCCGGGGTACCGCTTCGATTACGGCGGGAGCGCGCACATCCTGATCCGCATGACGCCCGTCGTGCAGGAACTCGAACTCGGACGCTACGGCCTGCACTACCTGGAGGTGGACCCCATGTTCCACGCCAGCGACGGCGAGGACCCGTGGTTCGTGCACCGGGACGCGGAACGCACCATTCACGAACTGAACGAGAAGTTCCCCGGTCAGGGCGACGCGTACCGCCGGTTCCTGAACGACTGGACGCCGTTCGCGGATTCGGTCGCGGACCTCTTCAACAGCGCGCCCGGTCCGCTCGACATGGGCCGTATGATCTTCCGCAGCAAGGGCGAGATGGGGATGCAGGATCAGCTGTCGCGCATCCTGCGGCCCTACGGCGACGTGGCCCGCGAGTACTTCAGCGACGAGCGGGTGCGTGCGCCGCTCACGTGGATGGCCGCGCAGAGCGGCCCGCCGCCCACCGATCCGCTCAGCGCGCCGTTCCTGCTGTGGCACCCGCTGTACCACCGGGGCGGCGTGGCGAGACCCAAGGGCGGCAGTGGCGGGCTCACGCGGGCGCTCGCGCGGGTGGTGGAGGCGCACGGCGGGCAGATCTTCACGGGCGCGGGCGTGAAAAGCATCCTGCTGGAGAGCGGGCGGGCCGCCGGGGTCGAACTGGACAGCGGCGAGCGGTACACGGCGCGCGCCGTGGTGTCCGGCACGCACGTCCTCGCGACGGTGGCGGCCCTGCCGGACGAGGTCGTGCCGGACGCCGCGAAACGCGTGCGGGTCGGGAACGGATTCGGAATGGTGCTGCGCCTCGCGCTGAAGGGCAAGGTCAAGTACCGCAACCACACGGAACCGGACAGCCGCGTGGGCCTGGGCCTGCTCATCCGGAACGAGCAGCAGCTCATGAAGGGCTACGGGGAGTACCTGGCGGGCGAGCCGACCACCGACCCGCCCCTGATCGCCATGAGTTTCTCGGCGGTGGACGACTCGCTCGCCCCGCCGGACGGGGAGGTGCTGTGGCTGTGGGCGCAGTACTACCCGTACGAACTGAGCCGCGGCGACTGGAAGACGCGCAGCGGCGAGGCGCGCGAGAACATCCTGCGGGCCTTCGAGCACTACGCGCCCGGCACGCGCGAGCAGATCGTGGGCGAACTCGTGCAGACGCCGCTGTGGCTGGAGCAGAACCTCGGCCTGTACCGCGGGAACGTCATGCACCTGGAAATGAGCTTCGATCAGATGTTCAGCTTCCGGCCGTTCATGGCGGCCAGCCAGTACCGCTGGCCGGGCGTGCCGGGCCTGTACATCACGGGCGCGAGCACCCACCCGGGCGGCGGCATCATGGGCGCGTCGGGGCGCAGTGCGGCGCGCGTCCTGATCCGCGACCTGACCCGGAGAGGCTGGAAGTGAACGGCCAGGCGGGCAGCGCGGAACAAGCGGGCGGGCAGGCCGGGAGGGCAGCGTGACGTACCTGCAGTACCACCTGGTGTTCATCGTGCCGGTGCTGCTGGCGCTGGCCCTCGTCACGTGGCGCGAGACGCGCGGCGGCCGCAGCCTGGCGGGCGCGTTCCGGGAGGGCCGCTGGGCGTGGCGGACCTTCGCGCTGTTCCCGCTCATTCCGCTGATCTACACCACGCCCTGGGACAACTACCTGGTGTTCCGGGGCGTGTGGACGTACCCGCCCGAACGGGTTCTCGGGCGGATCGGGTACGTGCCGTACGAGGAGTACGCGTTCTTCGCGCTGCAGACGCTCATCACGAGCCTGTGGCTGTTCTTCTGGCTGCGGCGCAGCGGGCGCACGCAGGAGGAAGCGGCGCGCGTGTCGCCGCGTCCCGCCGTGACGCGTGCGGGGCAGGCGGTCCTGTGGCTGGCGGTGGCCTTCGTGGGCGTGCTGATGCTGCGTTCGCCGTCCACCTTCTACCTGGGATTGATCCTGTCGTGGGCCTGCCCGGTCCTGAGTGGCCTGTCGGCGTTCGGGGGGGACCTCGTGTTCGGTCGGCCGCGCGTGTACCTGCTGGCGGTGCTGCCGCCCACCCTGTACCTGTGGGCCACGGACCTGTACGCCATCCATGACGGCATCTGGGGCATCTCGGGGACGTTCACGCTCGGCTGGAATCTCTTCTCGGTGCTGCCCGTCGAGGAGATGGTGTTCTTCCTGATCACGAACCTGCTGGTGGTGACGGGCACGCTGTCGTTCCTGCATCCGGTGGCGCTGCAGCGCGTGAACCGGCTGGTGGCGCTGCTGCGGACGGGCCGCGTGCGGCCCTGGATGGTGCTCACGGCCCTGTACGCCCTGTCGAAGATCCCGGTGCCGCTGTGGCCCGCCGGGTTCCCGCTGCTCGGCACGCTCGGCACGGTCCTGCTGTTCCTGGCGGGCCTGAGTTACGCGTGGGAGCAGGTG from Deinococcus aquiradiocola includes these protein-coding regions:
- a CDS encoding carotenoid biosynthesis protein, translating into MTYLQYHLVFIVPVLLALALVTWRETRGGRSLAGAFREGRWAWRTFALFPLIPLIYTTPWDNYLVFRGVWTYPPERVLGRIGYVPYEEYAFFALQTLITSLWLFFWLRRSGRTQEEAARVSPRPAVTRAGQAVLWLAVAFVGVLMLRSPSTFYLGLILSWACPVLSGLSAFGGDLVFGRPRVYLLAVLPPTLYLWATDLYAIHDGIWGISGTFTLGWNLFSVLPVEEMVFFLITNLLVVTGTLSFLHPVALQRVNRLVALLRTGRVRPWMVLTALYALSKIPVPLWPAGFPLLGTLGTVLLFLAGLSYAWEQVGVRAALPALLAFGVGLGVEVLGSRTGFPFGLYSYAGAPGPLLLGVPLLVPLGWFAMTLSAAVLARGRAWLAGLLLVAWDVGLEPLMTSRGFWSWQDPAGLWAGAPLQNFLAWFVVGAALTFAFRELAPRLFTPPSPPLPSFAAAYLLETVFLPGGLLLLGAGWGACLLTLACMGAAALLALWPTPGRRAWPSSRQA